The Streptomyces rubrogriseus genomic sequence GGGGCCGGGAGAACCGGCCGGAGTCCCGTGCCCTGGCCCGCATCCGGGCGCTGCTGGCCAAGGCGGAGGCGACCGGGTACCCGGAGGAGGCGGAGGCGCTGAGCGCGAAGGCGCAGGAGCTGATGGCACGGCACAGCGTCGATGAGGCGCTGCTGGCCGCGCAGGCGCAAGGACACGCGCCCTCGCCCGACACGCCGGGGGCCTGCCGGATCGGGGTGGAGCCGCCCTACGAGCAGGCCAAGGCCGTGCTGCTGGACGCGGTGGCCGACGCCAACCACTGCGCGGCCGTGTGGAACGAGCCCTTCGGCTTCTCCACCGTCGTCGGTTTCGAGGCCGACCTGGAGGCGGTCGAACTCCTCTACACCTCCCTGCTGGTGCAGGCCGAGGCCGCGATGACGAAGGCGGAGGCCGGTCAGCGGGCCGGCGGGCGCAAGCGCACCAAGACCTTCCGGCAGTCGTTCCTCGCCGCCTACGCCCACCGCGCGGGCACCAGGCTGCGGGCCGCGGCGCAGGCAGCCACGCGAGCGGCCACGGAAGCGGCGAAGGAATCGGCCACGACGGGGGCGCCGGGGTCGGCGGACGCGGACCTCCTGCCGGTGCTCGCCTCCCGCGAGGCCGCGGTCACCGACCGGATGGAGCGCATGTTCCCGGAGACCACCACGACCCGTCTGCGCGGCGCCGCGGACGCGGCCGGCTGGACCGAGGGCACCCGCGCGGCCGACGCCGCCCGGGTCGGTCGCCACCGGCCGCTGGAGCGGACCCGGCGGCCGGAGCCGCGCTCAGGAACCGATGCCGGTGGTCGGCAGTCCCGGCGGCAGTGAGCCGCCCTCCGACCTGGTGTACGTCTCCTCGCCCAGCTCGCCCTCCCAGGCCACCGTGAGCGAGGTGGCGTCGACCGTGCCGACCTTGCCGGTGGCGCGGTCGGTGCTGCCGTCGGCACACTTGAGGTGGATCGTCCGGGTGCCGGAGGTCTCCTCCGTCGTACCGCTGCACACGGTCCCGCCGGTCGCGAACAGGGCCGCCTTGTCGCCGGTGACCATCAGGGCGACGGCCTGGCCGTCGGTGGTCGCCAGCCAGCTGCCCTCCAGCTCGCCCGCGGCACCGGCGGACGGCGATCCGCCCGCGTCGCCGCCCGGGTCCGTGCTCGCGGACGCGCCGGGCGCCGCCGAGGACTTGTCGCCGCCCGCTCCCTCACCCGAACCGCCGCCGTCGGAGTCACCGCCGTCGGTGCACGCGGTCAGGGCCAGCGCCCCCACCAGCCCGAGGCCCAGCGCCGCGACCCGCACGGACCGCCGTGCCCGCCGCGTCCGCCGGAGCGCGACCCCGCCGGACCGTGCGTCCGTGCCCGGCGCGGTCGCCGTACCCGCCGCGACCCCTGTACCCCGCGCACCCGCCGTGTTCTCCGTGCTCGCCGTGTTCTCCGCAGTCACCCACGTCACCGGAAGCTCCAAGCTGTAGCCGGACGGCCGTTCGGCCCCGAACAGCCGCAAGCTACCAGGAGGACTTGCGTACCCCGGGAAGATGCCCGGCGTGCGCCTGCTCGCGCAGATTGACCCGGGAGAGCCCGAAGACCCGGAGGTATCCGCGCGGGCGTCCGTCGATCTGATCGCGGTTGCGCACCCGCGTGGGGCTCGCGTCGCGCGGCTGCCCGCGCAGTTCCCGCCGGGCGGCGAGCCGTTCGGCCTCCGTCGACGAGGGCCGGCGGAGGATCTCCTTCAGCTCGGCCCGGCGTGCCGCGTACCGCGCGACGGTCTCCCGGCGCTGCTCGTTCTTCGCGATCTTGCTCTTCTTCGCCATCAGATCCTCACCCCGCGGGCACGGATGCGCGCCACGGCCGCCTCGACGCCGATCGAGTCGACCGTCCTGATCCCCTTCGTGCTCAGCCTCAGCCGCACGTGCCGGTTCTCGCTCGGCAGCCAGTAGCGCCTGGTCTGGATGTTGGGGTCGAAGCGGCGCGAAGTGCGCCGGTGGGAGTGGGAGATGCGGTTGCCGAAGCCGGGCCGGGCCCCGGTCAGCATGCAGTGGGCGGACACGGTGACGTACCTCTCCTCCGGACCGGACGGGTCCTAGCTGTTAATGGAATTCATTTTCAGTAAGATAGCAGCATGGCACGCAACGAACTCCGTCCGGTCATCAAGCTCCGGTCCACGGCCGGGACCGGCTACACCTACGTCACCCGCAAGAACCGCCGCAACGACCCCGACCGGCTGGTCCTGCGCAAGTACGACCCGGCGGCCGGCCGCCACGTCGACTTCCGAGAGGAGCGCTGAGACGCCGTGCGCAAGGGAATCCACCCCGAGTACCGCCCCGTCGTCTTCCGGGACCGGGCCGCCGACTACGCCTTCCTCACCCGCTCGACCATGACCAGTGAGCGCACCGTCGAGTGGGAGGACGGCCACACCTATCCGGTCGTCGACGTCGAGGTCTCCCACGTCAGCCACCCCTTCTACACCGGCACCGCCCGTGTCCTG encodes the following:
- the rpsN gene encoding 30S ribosomal protein S14, with amino-acid sequence MAKKSKIAKNEQRRETVARYAARRAELKEILRRPSSTEAERLAARRELRGQPRDASPTRVRNRDQIDGRPRGYLRVFGLSRVNLREQAHAGHLPGVRKSSW
- the rpmG gene encoding 50S ribosomal protein L33, giving the protein MARNELRPVIKLRSTAGTGYTYVTRKNRRNDPDRLVLRKYDPAAGRHVDFREER
- the rpmB gene encoding 50S ribosomal protein L28, with product MSAHCMLTGARPGFGNRISHSHRRTSRRFDPNIQTRRYWLPSENRHVRLRLSTKGIRTVDSIGVEAAVARIRARGVRI
- a CDS encoding DUF2786 domain-containing protein, coding for MSTPRTVDRAFETALYDAADDALDTAASLLAADPAADAELARRGREFVATAWRRGWQPADLVRIVRRELDDVHVRLVAELILAQAPDDRARGPRWAAQLDDLPGGDGTAPPRTDRFSHATAVLELYRLLLRLPGLEPLEAGEGPRRGRENRPESRALARIRALLAKAEATGYPEEAEALSAKAQELMARHSVDEALLAAQAQGHAPSPDTPGACRIGVEPPYEQAKAVLLDAVADANHCAAVWNEPFGFSTVVGFEADLEAVELLYTSLLVQAEAAMTKAEAGQRAGGRKRTKTFRQSFLAAYAHRAGTRLRAAAQAATRAATEAAKESATTGAPGSADADLLPVLASREAAVTDRMERMFPETTTTRLRGAADAAGWTEGTRAADAARVGRHRPLERTRRPEPRSGTDAGGRQSRRQ
- a CDS encoding type B 50S ribosomal protein L31 yields the protein MRKGIHPEYRPVVFRDRAADYAFLTRSTMTSERTVEWEDGHTYPVVDVEVSHVSHPFYTGTARVLDTAGRVERFERRYGKQDGA